In Amia ocellicauda isolate fAmiCal2 chromosome 5, fAmiCal2.hap1, whole genome shotgun sequence, a genomic segment contains:
- the coil gene encoding coilin, whose amino-acid sequence MAAPTAHTVRVRLYFDYPPPAVADCRMCWLLVDLSRCRVVADLASIVRERFDFSRGTVLSLFLEDCYLPPAESIHVVRDNDSVRVKVEGLPEENGFERSGSVSPWSVRKRRRSREGESPESGLRKRRKSREGSRGSARPGDTEPAQCEEGGSSKKKKKKKKKKKKQPPPVTDESEAPVSPGGPTQLARKKAAAVSKAKVARDAAKTTRVASPPSRRDAHKKPAPRDRSSSSSSEGEQGASSSKTAGGSTVGPKGGKTRPKPSLSQGSPAGGQTAGRQAALAARAPSSGSSTDSSSTAEAPVPRPAKPALQKASAPAPAAVPVVPPRRRRSSSSSDSSSSDQQVIKRPGPEPSPQPSMRGRGTPGGRGAPQGARGEGPGGTGRGFSPGAGRGLGRGDGRFPWRGLGPRGGRGRARGAPGNHVFYSYEESESPQDRQHGWQQPSDTLTNTAVVLQNPPAVVPNRDYTTLPLLAAPPAVGQKIAFKLLELTENYTPEVSDYKEGKILGVNPSTNQVELQLLSSAPVPPEPGKFDLVYHTPDGAEVVEYAVSRGSKLTERWDSLLEPRLLVEGNAN is encoded by the exons ATGGCGGCGCCCACGGCTCACACGGTGCGAGTGCGGCTGTACTTCGACTACCCGCCGCCCGCCGTGGCCGACTGCCGCATGTGCTGGCTGCTGGTGGACCTGAGCCGGTGCCGTGTGGTGGCGGACCTGGCCAGCATCGTGCGGGAGCGCTTCGACTTCAGCCGCGGCACAGTGCTCAGCCTGTTCCTGGAGGACTGCTACCTGCCGCCCGCCGAGAGCATCCACGTCGTGCGGGACAACGACAGCGTCAG GGTGAAAGTCGAGGGGCTGCCGGAAGAGAACGGGTTTGAGCGCAGCGGCAGCGTCTCCCCCTGGTcggtgaggaagaggaggaggagcagggaaGGGGAGTCCCCGGAGAGCGggctgaggaagaggaggaagagcagGGAGGGCAGCCGTGGCAGCGCCCGGCCGGGGGACACAGAGCCTGCCCAGTGCGAGGAAGGGGGCAGcagcaagaagaagaagaaaaagaagaagaagaagaagaaacaacCGCCACCTGTGACAGACGAGTCAGAGGCACCAGTGTCCCCGGGGGGGCCCACGCAGCTGGCGAGGAAGAAGGCAGCTGCCGTCTCCAAGGCCAAGGTGGCGAGAGATGCAGCGAAGACCACAAGAGTGGCTTCACCCCCCAGCAGAAGGGACGCCCACAAGAAGCCGGCCCCGAGAgacagaagcagcagcagcagcagtgagggGGAGCAGGGGGCCTCCAGCAGTAAGACCGCCGGGGGCAGCACAGTCGGACCAAAGGGTGGCAAGACCCGGCCTAAGCCCAGCCTGAGCCAGGGCAGCCCGGCCGGGGGCCAGACAGCAGGCAGACAGGCGGCTCTGGCAGCACGGGCCCCATCCTCCGGCTCCTCCACAGACTCCTCCAGCACCGCAGAGGCCCCAGTCCCCCGCCCCGCCAAGCCTGCACTCCAGAAGGCCTCAGCTCCGGCTCCTGCGGCTGTGCCCGTGGTGCCGCCACGCCGCCGccgctccagctccagctctgaCAGCTCCAGCTCTGACCAGCAGGTTATCAAGCGTCCCGGACCGGAGCCCTCTCCCCAGCCATCCATGCGCGGTAGAGGCACTCCTGGTGGCCGCGGTGCGCCCCAGGGGGCACGTGGAGAGGGGCCCGGGGGCACAGGCAGGGGCTTCTCCCCGGGAGCCGGCAGGGGGCTGGGCCGAGGGGACGGGAGATTCCCCTGGAGGGGATTGGGGCCGAGGGGTGGCCGGGGCCGGGCAAGAGGGGCCCCTGGGAACCATGTGTTTTACAGCTATGAGGAGAGCGAGTCGCCGCAGGACAGGCAACACGGGTGGCAGCAGCCCAGCGACACCCTGACGAACACCGCGGTGGTGCTGCAG aacCCCCCCGCGGTGGTCCCTAACCGAGACTACACCACCCTGCCCCTGCTGGCGGCCCCCCCCGCCGTGGGACAGAAGATTGCCTTTAAG CTGCTGGAGCTGACGGAGAACTACACCCCCGAGGTCTCGGACTACAAG GAGGGAAAGATATTGGGTGTGAACCCGAGCACCAATCAAGTGGAGCTGCAGCTGCTGTCATCGGCGCCAG TGCCGCCCGAGCCAGGGAAGTTTGACCTGGTGTACCACACGCCCGATGGCGCGGAGGTGGTGGAGTACGCTGTGTCCCGTGGATCCAAG CTGACTGAGAGGTGGGACTCTCTCCTGGAGCCCAGGCTGCTGGTGGAGGGCAACGCGAACTGA